A window of Vicinamibacterales bacterium contains these coding sequences:
- a CDS encoding cobalamin B12-binding domain-containing protein yields the protein MQRIRVVIAKPGLDGHDRGAKVIARALRDAGMEVIYTGLRQTPEQIVGAALQEDADVIGMSILSGAHMHICPRVMELLRDKGLDDVLVVVGGIIPDVDIPKLQQMGVKGIFLPGSPMQQIIDFINANVRPRAAV from the coding sequence ATGCAGAGAATCCGAGTCGTCATCGCCAAACCCGGCCTCGATGGTCACGACCGCGGCGCCAAGGTCATCGCGCGCGCGTTGCGCGACGCGGGCATGGAAGTCATCTACACCGGCCTTCGCCAGACGCCAGAGCAGATCGTCGGCGCGGCGCTGCAGGAGGACGCCGACGTCATCGGGATGTCGATCCTCTCGGGCGCCCACATGCACATCTGCCCGCGCGTCATGGAGCTGCTGAGGGACAAGGGTCTCGACGACGTGCTTGTCGTCGTCGGTGGGATCATTCCGGATGTGGACATCCCGAAGCTGCAGCAGATGGGCGTCAAGGGCATCTTTCTGCCCGGCAGCCCGATGCAGCAGATCATCGACTTCATCAACGCGAACGTCCGCCCGCGCGCCGCGGTGTAG
- a CDS encoding methylmalonyl-CoA mutase family protein: MKTAVAPHEKDPAGRSFTTISGRPIAQVYTAESAGAVDLAEPGQFPYTRGIHPTGYRGRLWTMRQFAGFGTPEETNRRFKDLLAAGGSGLSVAFDLPTLMGRDPDHELSLGEVGKCGVSVVSLQDMERLFDGIDLGRITTSMTINSPAPMIFAMYLAVAERQGAAWKTLSGTLQNDILKEFIAQKEYIFPPRQSMRLITDIFAFCAKEVPKWNTISVSGYHIREAGSTAAQELAFTLRDGIEYVQYGIDAGLDVDSFAPQISFFFNSHSDFFEEIAKFRAARQLWAEVMRGRFKAKNERSWKLRFHTQTAGVSLTAQQPYNNVVRTALQALAAVIGGTQSLHTNSLDEALALPTAAAATLALRTQQIIAHESGVTNVVDPLGGSFFIETLTRDMEREATEYFDIIDRMGGMVQAIEHGFPQKEIAEASYRFQQAVEARDKIIVGVNDYVQDDDTPIPILYIDESTAERQLSRLEDLRRTRDRDKVRHALDVLKETARGTGNTMYPLLDCVRAYATVGEMCDALRDVWGEYEEVPLI; the protein is encoded by the coding sequence ATGAAAACTGCGGTGGCGCCGCACGAGAAGGACCCGGCGGGGCGGTCCTTCACGACGATTTCCGGGCGGCCGATCGCGCAGGTCTATACCGCCGAGAGTGCCGGCGCGGTCGATCTCGCCGAACCGGGGCAGTTTCCCTACACGCGCGGCATCCACCCGACCGGCTATCGCGGCCGGCTCTGGACGATGCGCCAGTTCGCCGGGTTCGGCACCCCCGAGGAGACGAACCGGCGCTTCAAGGACCTGCTCGCGGCGGGCGGCAGCGGCCTGAGCGTCGCCTTCGACCTGCCGACGCTGATGGGGCGCGATCCTGATCACGAGCTGTCGCTCGGCGAAGTCGGCAAGTGCGGCGTCAGCGTCGTCTCGCTCCAGGACATGGAGCGGCTGTTCGACGGCATCGACCTCGGCCGGATCACGACGTCGATGACCATCAACTCGCCGGCGCCGATGATCTTCGCGATGTACCTCGCCGTGGCCGAGCGGCAGGGGGCTGCCTGGAAGACGCTCTCGGGCACGCTCCAGAACGACATCCTCAAGGAATTCATCGCGCAGAAGGAGTACATCTTCCCGCCGCGCCAGTCGATGCGCCTCATCACCGACATCTTTGCGTTCTGCGCCAAGGAGGTTCCCAAGTGGAACACGATCTCGGTGAGCGGGTACCACATCCGCGAGGCCGGGTCGACCGCGGCGCAGGAACTGGCGTTCACGCTGCGCGACGGCATCGAGTACGTGCAGTATGGGATCGACGCCGGGCTCGACGTCGACAGCTTCGCGCCCCAGATCTCGTTCTTCTTCAACTCCCACAGCGACTTCTTCGAGGAAATCGCCAAGTTCCGCGCCGCCCGCCAGCTGTGGGCCGAGGTCATGCGCGGCCGGTTCAAGGCGAAGAACGAGCGGTCGTGGAAGCTGCGCTTCCACACCCAGACCGCCGGCGTGTCGCTCACCGCGCAGCAGCCCTATAACAATGTGGTGCGCACGGCGTTGCAGGCGCTCGCCGCGGTGATCGGCGGCACCCAGTCGCTGCACACCAACTCGCTCGACGAGGCGCTGGCGCTGCCGACCGCGGCCGCGGCAACGCTGGCGCTGCGCACGCAGCAGATCATCGCCCACGAGAGCGGCGTCACCAACGTCGTCGATCCGCTGGGCGGCTCGTTCTTCATCGAGACGCTGACGCGCGACATGGAGCGCGAAGCGACGGAGTACTTTGACATCATCGACCGCATGGGCGGGATGGTGCAGGCGATCGAGCACGGCTTTCCGCAGAAGGAAATCGCCGAAGCATCGTATCGCTTCCAGCAGGCGGTCGAGGCCCGCGACAAGATCATCGTCGGCGTCAACGACTACGTGCAGGACGACGACACGCCGATCCCGATCCTCTACATCGACGAGTCGACGGCGGAGCGGCAGCTGTCGCGTCTCGAGGATCTCCGCCGGACGCGCGATCGCGACAAGGTAAGGCACGCCCTCGACGTACTGAAGGAGACGGCGCGCGGCACCGGCAACACGATGTACCCGCTGCTCGACTGCGTCCGCGCCTACGCCACTGTCGGCGAAATGTGCGACGCGCTGCGCGACGTCTGGGGCGAGTACGAAGAGGTGCCGCTCATTTAG